From one Amaranthus tricolor cultivar Red isolate AtriRed21 chromosome 17, ASM2621246v1, whole genome shotgun sequence genomic stretch:
- the LOC130804326 gene encoding protein NOI4-like: MSQGMNAKRRPLPKFGEWDVNNPASAEGFTVIFNKARDQKKTNGIALGGMGAQQRFNNNNLNQVNYHKQDQEHNHKYKKSNNQQRGTRKWLCCFYAT; the protein is encoded by the exons ATGTCG cagggcaTGAACGCAAAACGTAGACCATTACCTAAATTTGGAGAATGGGATGTAAACAATCCAGCATCAGCTGAAGGCTTTACGGTCATTTTTAACAAAGCAAGAGATCAAAAGAAAACTAATGGAATTGCTTTAGGTGGCATGGGAGCTCAACAAAGGTTTAACAATAATAACCTTAATCAAGTCAATTATCACAAACAAGATCAAGAACACAaccataaatataaaaaatccaACAATCAACAAAGAGGAACG AGAAAATGGCTATGTTGTTTTTATGCTACCTGA